In Archangium violaceum, the following are encoded in one genomic region:
- a CDS encoding peptidoglycan-binding domain-containing protein: MPTLKLGSSGASVKTLQQALAKAGFSPGAVDGQFGPKTAAAVKAFQSAKGLVADGIVGPKTWARLNGAAAPSAPGGSGPTLKQGHSGAPVTALQNRLNQLGFNAGAADGQFGPKTTAAVKAFQSAKGLVADGVVGPKTWNQLGITVSGTPTTPPSTGGVRGNSALANNARSVALGMGGYSSQGLCATGVSRAIQRTYGIKVWGNGNQIDDNLPRDKFKQVNLSLAEALKIPGLVLTWEKTSTRLGSIYGHTAITSGDGRSSYSDFVESNTLGAGGRSGFKVFMPI, translated from the coding sequence ATGCCCACCCTGAAGCTCGGTTCGTCCGGCGCTTCGGTGAAGACCCTTCAGCAGGCGCTGGCCAAGGCGGGCTTTTCGCCGGGCGCGGTCGACGGCCAGTTCGGTCCGAAGACGGCCGCGGCGGTGAAGGCGTTCCAGAGCGCGAAGGGCCTCGTCGCCGACGGCATCGTCGGGCCGAAGACGTGGGCCAGGCTGAATGGCGCGGCAGCTCCTTCGGCTCCGGGCGGTAGCGGCCCCACCCTCAAGCAGGGCCACAGTGGCGCTCCGGTGACCGCGCTTCAGAACCGGCTCAATCAGCTCGGCTTCAATGCCGGTGCGGCGGATGGTCAGTTCGGTCCGAAGACCACCGCGGCGGTGAAGGCGTTCCAGAGCGCGAAGGGCCTGGTCGCCGATGGCGTCGTCGGGCCGAAGACCTGGAACCAGCTCGGCATCACGGTGAGCGGCACGCCCACGACCCCCCCCAGCACCGGTGGCGTGCGCGGCAACTCCGCTCTCGCCAACAACGCCCGCTCGGTGGCGTTGGGCATGGGTGGCTACTCGAGCCAGGGCCTCTGCGCCACGGGCGTGAGCCGCGCCATTCAGCGCACCTACGGCATCAAGGTGTGGGGCAACGGCAACCAGATCGACGACAATCTGCCGAGGGACAAGTTCAAGCAGGTGAACCTGTCGCTTGCCGAAGCGCTGAAGATCCCCGGCCTCGTGCTCACCTGGGAGAAGACCTCCACGCGCCTTGGCAGCATCTACGGCCATACCGCCATCACCTCGGGCGACGGCCGCAGTTCCTACAGCGATTTCGTGGAGAGCAACACCCTGGGCGCGGGCGGCCGCAGCGGCTTCAAGGTCTTCATGCCGATCTAG
- a CDS encoding serine/threonine-protein kinase — translation MSCPDENDLARYVNGLLSVEREHSVRTHISGCAECRSVLAALSASEEPPPSMGAGLLATGTRVGRYVVLGLLGEGGMGRVHVAYDPDLDRKVALKLLNPERLRGDWLDLARQRLEREARTMAQLSHPHVASLHDVGEYEGQLFLVMEFLEGGTLRRWLAERPRSRREVLERFIQAADGLAASHALGIVHRDFKPDNVLLTKDGVVRITDFGLAHATASPGAGAASDTSTTSDSLTVTGALLGTLAYGAPEQLRGERGDARSDQFSFCVALYEALNGQRPFEGTTREALLEGMARQAVRPERPGVPAWLRSVVRRGLSEDPSKRFASMGELRARLAHDPVARWRNRTLVALAGVLVAAALGVLARREPRELCQGSERHFAGVWDGAAREALHRAFLATGSTDAEASFAAVAAALERWKADWVREHQEACEATRVWGEQSDQVLGLRMACLDERLGEVTRLVSVLQGADARTVERGFGLGGSLASLRRCSDVRTLQEAVAPPEDPAVLAEVAAIRVELARANAELLAGHTPEALKVALAARERAVRTRYRPVEAEAHVLCSMIQSDANAFDAARDSAAQAALAAEAGRHHGVLARALYSLAWVTVHGLGQTREAWAHLQRAQAVAEPLRDPEFDALLDYVRAELLEQEGRFAEAEPLLRQALDRVIAKGASHAATRAELAGRLGLLARQQGRLLEAKRWQEEAVRLHEELHGPDHRDTARALANLGGTLGYTGELSRAEAVIQRALVILQRVLGEGHLAVARTLSNLAFVYFEWGHGPQAREAAERGFALSRKSVAPDVAASMLMVLESNRLGVLGELGEREAELAHARRTLAHRERTYGAAHPEVALDQHEVGRLLRLLGRAREARAFHARGVALQEPLLARDEVDGEGLRWLADALLFLGRVEEARTQAERALAALERDRGPLAPERIKALVLLGDIHLAGNAPERAVPFLRTALEALAREGVTSARVPLARRRLARALRLSGAPAEACQEARRAWTEWGPWRAGYPGEVLEARAELGPCSDEPE, via the coding sequence ATGAGCTGTCCGGACGAGAACGACCTCGCTCGCTACGTGAACGGCCTGCTGTCGGTCGAGCGCGAGCATTCGGTGCGCACCCACATCTCCGGTTGCGCCGAGTGCCGGAGCGTGCTCGCCGCGCTGAGCGCGTCGGAGGAACCACCTCCCTCGATGGGCGCGGGTTTGCTCGCCACGGGCACGCGGGTGGGGCGCTACGTGGTGCTGGGCCTGTTGGGCGAGGGTGGCATGGGCCGCGTCCATGTCGCGTACGACCCCGACCTGGACCGCAAGGTGGCGCTGAAGCTGCTCAATCCGGAGCGCCTCCGCGGGGACTGGCTGGACCTGGCGCGACAGCGGCTGGAGCGCGAGGCCCGGACCATGGCGCAGCTGTCCCATCCCCATGTCGCCAGCCTCCATGACGTGGGCGAGTACGAAGGACAGCTCTTCCTGGTGATGGAGTTCCTCGAGGGCGGAACGCTGCGGCGTTGGCTGGCGGAGCGGCCTCGCTCGCGCCGGGAGGTCCTGGAGCGCTTCATCCAGGCGGCGGACGGGCTGGCCGCCTCGCACGCGCTGGGCATCGTCCACCGCGACTTCAAGCCGGACAACGTCCTGCTCACGAAGGACGGCGTCGTCCGCATCACCGACTTCGGCCTCGCCCACGCGACGGCATCGCCCGGCGCGGGAGCGGCGTCCGACACCTCGACGACGAGTGACTCGCTCACCGTCACCGGGGCCTTGCTGGGCACGCTGGCCTACGGCGCGCCCGAGCAACTGCGTGGCGAGCGCGGCGATGCCCGCTCCGACCAGTTCTCCTTCTGCGTCGCGCTCTACGAGGCGCTCAATGGCCAGCGCCCCTTCGAGGGGACGACCCGCGAGGCGCTGCTGGAGGGGATGGCGCGTCAGGCCGTGCGGCCGGAGCGGCCCGGTGTCCCGGCCTGGCTGCGGTCCGTGGTCCGCCGGGGGCTCTCCGAGGACCCGTCGAAGCGCTTCGCCTCCATGGGCGAGCTGCGCGCGCGGCTCGCCCATGACCCTGTCGCACGGTGGCGCAACCGGACCCTGGTGGCGCTGGCGGGCGTCCTGGTCGCCGCGGCGCTGGGCGTGCTCGCCCGGCGGGAACCGCGCGAGCTGTGTCAGGGGAGCGAGCGTCACTTCGCGGGAGTCTGGGACGGGGCGGCCCGCGAGGCCCTCCACCGCGCGTTCCTGGCCACGGGCTCGACGGACGCGGAGGCCTCCTTCGCGGCGGTGGCGGCGGCGCTGGAGCGCTGGAAGGCGGACTGGGTGCGCGAGCACCAGGAGGCCTGTGAGGCCACGCGTGTCTGGGGAGAGCAGTCGGACCAGGTGCTGGGCCTGCGCATGGCGTGCCTCGACGAGCGGCTGGGGGAGGTGACTCGCCTGGTGTCCGTGCTCCAGGGCGCGGATGCCCGCACGGTGGAGCGTGGCTTCGGCCTGGGTGGCTCCCTGGCGAGCCTGCGGCGCTGTTCCGACGTGAGGACGTTACAGGAGGCGGTGGCGCCGCCCGAGGACCCGGCGGTCCTGGCGGAGGTGGCGGCCATCCGGGTGGAGCTGGCGCGGGCGAACGCGGAGCTGCTCGCGGGGCATACCCCGGAGGCCCTGAAGGTGGCACTGGCCGCGCGGGAGCGCGCCGTGCGCACGCGCTACCGCCCCGTGGAGGCGGAGGCCCATGTGCTGTGCTCGATGATCCAGTCGGATGCGAACGCCTTCGATGCCGCCCGGGACTCCGCGGCCCAGGCGGCCCTCGCGGCGGAAGCCGGGCGACACCATGGCGTGCTGGCGCGGGCGCTCTACAGCCTGGCCTGGGTGACCGTGCATGGCCTGGGGCAGACGCGGGAGGCGTGGGCCCACCTCCAACGCGCCCAGGCCGTGGCGGAGCCGCTGCGCGACCCCGAGTTCGACGCGCTGCTGGACTATGTCCGCGCCGAGCTGCTCGAACAGGAGGGCCGCTTCGCCGAGGCGGAGCCCCTGCTGCGCCAGGCGCTCGACCGCGTCATCGCGAAGGGCGCGTCGCACGCCGCCACGCGCGCCGAGCTCGCCGGGCGCCTGGGGCTGCTGGCCCGTCAGCAAGGACGGCTCCTCGAGGCGAAGCGCTGGCAGGAGGAGGCGGTCCGACTCCATGAGGAGCTCCATGGCCCCGACCATCGGGACACCGCGCGGGCGCTGGCGAACCTGGGGGGCACGCTGGGCTACACGGGAGAGTTGTCGCGCGCGGAGGCCGTCATCCAGCGGGCGCTCGTCATCCTCCAGCGTGTCCTGGGAGAGGGGCACCTCGCGGTGGCACGCACTCTGTCCAACCTCGCCTTCGTGTACTTCGAGTGGGGACATGGCCCCCAGGCGCGCGAGGCCGCGGAACGGGGCTTCGCGCTGTCGCGTAAGAGCGTGGCCCCGGATGTCGCGGCGTCCATGTTGATGGTCCTGGAGTCGAACCGGCTGGGAGTGCTGGGGGAGTTGGGGGAGCGCGAAGCCGAGCTGGCGCATGCCCGACGCACCCTGGCCCACCGGGAGCGTACGTATGGAGCGGCCCACCCGGAGGTCGCCCTGGACCAGCACGAGGTGGGAAGGCTGCTGAGGTTGCTGGGGCGCGCGCGGGAGGCCCGTGCCTTCCATGCGCGCGGCGTCGCGCTCCAGGAGCCGCTGCTCGCCCGGGACGAGGTGGATGGAGAGGGGCTGCGTTGGCTCGCGGATGCCCTGCTGTTCCTGGGGCGTGTCGAGGAGGCGCGAACGCAAGCCGAGCGGGCGCTCGCGGCGTTGGAACGGGACAGGGGCCCCCTGGCGCCGGAGCGCATCAAGGCGCTGGTGCTCCTGGGCGACATCCACCTCGCGGGGAACGCTCCTGAACGGGCGGTGCCGTTCCTGCGGACGGCGCTGGAGGCGCTCGCGCGCGAGGGGGTCACGTCCGCTCGGGTTCCCCTGGCCCGGCGGCGGCTCGCCCGGGCGCTGCGGTTGTCCGGCGCCCCCGCGGAGGCCTGCCAGGAGGCTCGGCGGGCCTGGACGGAGTGGGGGCCCTGGCGCGCGGGTTACCCCGGGGAAGTCCTCGAGGCGCGGGCCGAGCTGGGGCCTTGCTCCGACGAACCCGAGTAG
- a CDS encoding transcriptional regulator — MRTDIPLPEELLETVLGSMTAVAAERLRAEPGLRQGLSRAFEAAASLRGVAPEPRVFARHLGARLAEADDPARALERLHARDLALALACALETPGAADLLEEEVLGRLRVPLSRLHSSPAFVDEVLQTLRANLLMPRVGAAPRLAGYAGVGSLFHWVNSAAVRLALRMRKAHGQEAQVDAEVLAAHPAQGGLELGLVREEARAHVRAAFVQAVASLDDEDRELLRLHFVERLSLERMGALFGLHKSTLSRRLSGVQALLEKRTRRCLSERLALSSEELDSVMRAIHGRLDLSLSGLLAAKK; from the coding sequence ATGCGCACGGACATCCCTCTCCCCGAGGAGCTTCTCGAGACGGTTCTCGGTTCGATGACGGCGGTCGCCGCCGAGCGGCTGCGGGCGGAGCCCGGGCTGCGTCAGGGACTCTCCCGGGCGTTCGAGGCGGCGGCCTCGCTGCGTGGCGTGGCGCCCGAACCGCGCGTGTTCGCGCGGCACCTGGGCGCGCGGCTCGCCGAAGCGGACGACCCCGCGCGTGCCCTGGAGCGCCTGCATGCGCGAGACCTGGCGCTCGCGCTCGCCTGCGCCCTGGAGACGCCCGGGGCCGCGGACCTGCTCGAGGAGGAGGTCCTGGGCAGGCTGCGCGTGCCGCTCTCCCGCCTCCATTCCTCGCCCGCGTTCGTGGACGAGGTGCTCCAGACGCTCCGGGCGAACCTGCTCATGCCCCGGGTGGGGGCGGCGCCACGGCTCGCGGGCTACGCGGGCGTGGGCTCGCTGTTCCACTGGGTGAACAGCGCCGCCGTGCGGCTCGCGCTGCGGATGCGCAAGGCTCATGGGCAGGAGGCCCAGGTGGACGCCGAGGTGCTCGCCGCGCACCCCGCGCAAGGGGGCCTGGAGCTGGGGTTGGTCCGCGAGGAGGCCCGCGCGCACGTGCGCGCCGCCTTCGTGCAGGCGGTGGCGTCGCTCGACGACGAGGACCGGGAGTTGCTGCGCCTGCACTTCGTGGAGCGGCTCTCCCTGGAGCGGATGGGGGCGCTGTTCGGCCTTCACAAGTCCACCCTGTCCCGGCGGCTGTCCGGCGTGCAGGCGCTGCTGGAGAAGCGCACGCGCCGGTGTCTGTCGGAGCGGCTGGCGCTCTCCTCGGAGGAGCTGGACAGCGTGATGCGCGCCATCCACGGCCGCCTCGACCTGAGCCTGTCCGGGCTCCTGGCGGCGAAGAAATGA
- a CDS encoding glutathione S-transferase domain-containing protein, which translates to MRIDYSFRVVRDLMSSNPEDYGGNPALRIPSLQTPQGVWFGALNVCRELWRRSSPRPRVVWPEDLDEPVLANAQELVLQAMATEVSLIMGKLADASDSNAHHAKMRKGLVNMMSWLEENARSALAALPPQRDLSYLEVTLFCLVTHLQFRDVLPTASYSELNDFCQRFATRASIQETPYRFDT; encoded by the coding sequence ATGCGCATCGACTATTCCTTTCGGGTGGTGCGCGATCTCATGTCCTCCAATCCGGAGGACTACGGCGGCAACCCCGCGCTCAGGATACCGTCCTTGCAGACGCCCCAAGGTGTCTGGTTCGGTGCCCTCAATGTCTGTCGCGAGCTGTGGCGGCGGTCGAGTCCCAGACCCCGCGTGGTATGGCCCGAGGATCTCGACGAACCGGTGCTCGCCAATGCGCAGGAGCTCGTTCTCCAGGCCATGGCGACCGAAGTGTCGCTGATCATGGGCAAGCTGGCCGACGCCAGCGACAGCAATGCCCACCACGCGAAGATGCGAAAGGGGCTCGTCAACATGATGTCGTGGCTGGAGGAGAACGCGAGGTCCGCGCTCGCCGCGCTCCCGCCGCAACGGGACCTGAGCTACCTGGAGGTCACGCTCTTCTGCCTCGTGACTCATCTGCAGTTTCGGGACGTCCTGCCGACTGCCTCCTATTCCGAGCTGAACGACTTCTGTCAGCGGTTCGCGACGCGGGCTTCCATCCAAGAGACACCCTATCGCTTCGACACGTGA
- a CDS encoding ricin-type beta-trefoil lectin domain protein, whose product MTPRFVTSLAAALSIAALPLASSALAAPNITSPIKGLAGKCVDVPNGNTANGTRIQLWDCNGTNAQSWSFVADGTLRAFGKCLDVSNSGTANGTAIQLWDCNGTNAQQWIHTAANDLVNPQANKCLDVTDGNSASGTKLQLYDCNGTGAQKWTANVRPVNSRRTVVYYQTQYVNGVYVSPLGLTNNNTRVTDVIVAAIHLNSPTQVHLNDHPPSDARFTQMWADLSAMQARGVRVLGMVGGAAQGSFQRLDTDFNTYYPILKNIITTYKLDGVDLDVEEYMSLAGMERLIRALRADFGQNFVITLAPVATALYGGGNLSGFNYEQLYQSVGSQISWFNAQFYNGWGYMGTPSGYQTIVNRRVIPAQKVVAGMLSNPGNGGSGYVDITTAQNTVRSLVVSYQEFGGVASWEYFNSLPGDRAAPWQWAGTMSSAMGR is encoded by the coding sequence ATGACTCCACGGTTCGTCACCTCCCTCGCCGCGGCGCTGTCGATCGCCGCCCTTCCCCTGGCCTCCTCCGCCCTCGCGGCGCCCAACATCACCAGCCCCATCAAGGGGCTCGCGGGCAAGTGCGTCGACGTGCCCAACGGCAACACCGCCAATGGCACCCGCATCCAGCTCTGGGATTGCAACGGCACCAACGCCCAGAGCTGGTCCTTCGTCGCCGATGGCACCCTCCGCGCCTTCGGCAAGTGCCTGGACGTGTCCAACTCCGGCACCGCCAATGGCACCGCCATCCAGCTCTGGGATTGCAACGGCACCAACGCCCAGCAGTGGATCCACACCGCCGCCAATGATCTGGTCAATCCCCAGGCCAACAAGTGCCTGGACGTCACGGACGGCAACAGCGCGAGCGGCACGAAGCTCCAGCTCTATGACTGCAACGGCACCGGCGCCCAGAAATGGACCGCCAACGTGCGCCCCGTCAACAGCCGCCGCACCGTCGTCTACTACCAGACCCAGTATGTCAATGGCGTGTACGTGTCGCCGCTCGGCCTGACGAACAACAACACCCGCGTCACCGACGTCATCGTCGCCGCCATCCACCTCAACTCCCCCACCCAGGTGCACCTCAACGACCATCCGCCGAGCGACGCCAGGTTCACCCAGATGTGGGCGGATCTCTCGGCCATGCAGGCCCGGGGCGTGCGCGTGCTCGGCATGGTGGGCGGTGCCGCCCAGGGCAGCTTCCAGCGCCTGGACACCGACTTCAACACCTACTACCCCATCCTCAAGAACATCATCACCACGTACAAGCTGGATGGCGTGGACCTGGACGTCGAGGAGTACATGTCGCTGGCCGGCATGGAGCGCCTCATCCGCGCCCTGCGCGCCGACTTCGGCCAGAACTTCGTCATCACGCTGGCCCCCGTGGCCACCGCGCTCTACGGCGGCGGCAATCTCTCCGGCTTCAACTACGAGCAGCTCTACCAGAGCGTGGGCTCGCAGATCTCCTGGTTCAACGCCCAGTTCTACAATGGCTGGGGTTACATGGGCACGCCCTCGGGCTACCAGACCATCGTCAACCGTCGCGTCATCCCGGCGCAGAAGGTCGTGGCCGGCATGCTGAGCAACCCCGGCAACGGTGGCTCGGGTTACGTGGACATCACCACCGCGCAGAACACCGTGCGCAGCCTCGTGGTCTCGTACCAGGAGTTCGGTGGCGTCGCGAGCTGGGAGTACTTCAACTCGCTGCCCGGTGACCGCGCCGCCCCCTGGCAGTGGGCGGGCACCATGTCCTCGGCCATGGGCCGCTAG
- a CDS encoding DUF4180 domain-containing protein, with protein sequence MSEKRGVLVASEAGISIRAVRDVTDAIGACFGAEGILFTEEDLAPEFFNLRSGLAGEFLQKFVNYRLRVALVVPHPEAHGERFKELAYEHQVHPLVRFVRSRAEAEAWLRA encoded by the coding sequence ATGAGTGAAAAACGCGGAGTCCTCGTTGCCTCCGAAGCAGGCATTTCCATCCGAGCCGTCCGGGACGTGACCGACGCCATCGGCGCATGCTTCGGGGCGGAGGGAATCCTCTTCACCGAGGAAGACCTCGCCCCGGAGTTCTTCAACCTTCGCAGTGGGCTGGCGGGCGAGTTTCTTCAGAAGTTCGTGAACTACCGGCTACGCGTGGCGCTCGTCGTGCCCCACCCGGAAGCCCACGGCGAGCGATTCAAGGAGCTTGCCTACGAACATCAAGTGCACCCCCTGGTGCGATTCGTTCGTTCCCGGGCGGAAGCCGAAGCCTGGCTCCGAGCTTGA
- the rpsD gene encoding 30S ribosomal protein S4, which produces MARNTGPRGRVCRRLGIALSNITAKDPDKDPALRRPYPPGQHGASARPSVSDYGQRLREKQKLKLYYGLMEAQCRKAFLEARRSPGNTGRVLLQLLERRLDVVVLRAGLATSIRQARQFVRHGYLLVDGRRTNIASYRVKVGSEVRFSLAHRELPIVKESFERMKARQVPGYLQVLDGGQGVRCVREPEREEIPVTLNEPFIVEFYAQRV; this is translated from the coding sequence GTGGCGCGGAATACGGGACCTCGGGGCAGGGTGTGCCGCCGGTTGGGGATTGCGCTGTCGAACATCACGGCGAAGGACCCGGACAAGGATCCCGCGTTGCGCCGGCCCTATCCGCCCGGGCAGCACGGCGCCTCGGCGCGCCCCTCGGTGAGCGACTACGGGCAGCGGCTGCGCGAGAAGCAGAAGCTCAAGCTGTACTACGGGCTGATGGAGGCGCAGTGCCGCAAGGCCTTCCTCGAGGCGCGCCGCTCGCCGGGCAACACGGGCAGGGTGCTCTTGCAGCTGCTCGAGCGGCGGCTGGACGTGGTGGTGCTGCGCGCGGGGCTGGCCACGAGCATCCGCCAGGCGCGCCAGTTCGTGCGCCATGGCTACCTGCTGGTGGACGGGCGGCGCACCAACATCGCCAGCTACCGGGTGAAGGTGGGCTCCGAAGTGCGCTTCTCGCTCGCGCACCGGGAGCTGCCCATCGTGAAGGAGAGCTTCGAGCGGATGAAGGCCCGGCAGGTGCCGGGCTATCTCCAGGTGCTCGACGGGGGCCAGGGCGTGCGCTGCGTGCGCGAGCCCGAGCGCGAGGAGATTCCCGTCACGCTCAACGAGCCCTTCATCGTGGAGTTCTACGCCCAGCGCGTCTGA
- a CDS encoding GH25 family lysozyme gives MAALTGCGGMGQEGSELQQQSMTLSVPSNVQAFYAEARWGTRFGVTGPYYGPLGHRGLDIAASGGQPIPALRSGTVRRVQYSSIVGHTIAVESAPGDFSGYDHVIRTRVSVGDFVQQGDIIAYAASYGDDHGSAWTGPHLHITRGTTDRCVFGENVSDPAPLIRNVLGTSSGGGTSSGGGSGGIQVSVEEGKILQRVAQRGGYTGPVDGVPGTNTWKGVQTVISQKGFYSGPIDGIPGENTWKGVQRLAQLGGYTGPVDGFPGQYTYAGLNNWLAQNPGTPPPTGMLGVYGIDVGTTQRDLDFNAIRGAGYQFAIVKAGGSNVTPIYVAPYYAQQVARARAAGLIVGHYWVAGSNNPAGDAQYFMDHLYDHRPGDLLVLDNEAIDNGIFWNDSMTATFMQAVKARLGKAPFLYTYSSLLTSHTWPQTQAVGSKLWVAHYTGTPGNPTIGSAFPTWEMHQYTSSGNQNGIPLDLNVAKVSAFAGLSQPPAGATPPPPTAIPGGGSGGGDPVITTEQGTILQNLARRGGYTGPIDGVPGVNTWMGVQRVLRELGYYDGPVDGVPGINTYKGLQLLAQDGGYTGPIDGIPGPNTYNGIQAYLNGSSGGVPPVSNAQGVTLQRIARAGGYTGAVDGVPGTNTWKGVQQVLGGYGYSGPVDGAMGTNSYAALQRFAAKGGYTGPIDGVMGTNSWKGVQTVLRGFGYTGPIDGVMGTNSYAALQRVARLGGYMGPSDGVLGVNSWKGLQTFLSGAGYTGPIDGVPGTNTYKVLQSLASRGGYAGPIDGIPGPNTYAGLANLLD, from the coding sequence ATGGCCGCCCTGACAGGCTGTGGTGGGATGGGACAGGAGGGCTCCGAGCTCCAGCAACAAAGCATGACCCTGTCCGTACCGTCGAACGTGCAAGCGTTCTATGCGGAAGCACGGTGGGGGACTCGTTTCGGAGTCACTGGCCCCTATTACGGCCCCCTGGGCCACCGGGGTCTCGACATCGCCGCCAGTGGTGGCCAGCCCATTCCCGCGCTGCGCTCTGGCACCGTCCGCCGCGTCCAGTACTCCTCCATCGTGGGACACACCATCGCCGTGGAATCCGCGCCAGGCGATTTCTCCGGATACGACCACGTCATCCGGACCCGGGTCTCCGTGGGAGACTTCGTTCAGCAGGGTGACATCATCGCCTATGCGGCGAGCTACGGGGATGATCATGGGTCGGCGTGGACCGGGCCGCATCTTCACATCACCCGGGGAACCACGGATCGCTGCGTGTTTGGCGAGAATGTCAGCGATCCCGCCCCCCTCATCCGGAACGTGCTCGGCACCTCCTCCGGCGGAGGAACCTCCTCTGGTGGGGGTTCCGGAGGAATCCAGGTCAGCGTCGAGGAGGGAAAGATTCTCCAGCGCGTCGCCCAGCGGGGTGGATACACGGGCCCCGTGGACGGCGTACCTGGAACCAATACATGGAAGGGCGTGCAGACCGTCATCTCCCAGAAGGGCTTCTACTCCGGACCCATTGACGGCATCCCAGGTGAGAACACCTGGAAGGGCGTCCAGAGGCTCGCCCAGCTCGGCGGGTACACGGGACCCGTGGATGGATTCCCGGGACAGTATACCTACGCGGGTCTCAACAACTGGCTGGCCCAGAACCCCGGAACACCTCCACCGACTGGGATGCTCGGTGTCTATGGAATCGATGTCGGCACGACCCAGCGTGATCTGGACTTCAACGCCATTCGCGGTGCCGGCTATCAGTTCGCGATCGTCAAGGCAGGCGGCTCCAACGTCACCCCCATCTACGTCGCGCCGTACTATGCCCAGCAGGTCGCCCGGGCTCGCGCGGCCGGGTTGATCGTCGGGCATTATTGGGTGGCCGGCTCGAACAACCCCGCGGGTGATGCCCAGTATTTCATGGACCACCTGTATGACCACCGGCCAGGTGACCTCCTGGTCCTCGACAACGAGGCGATCGACAACGGCATCTTCTGGAACGACTCCATGACCGCGACCTTCATGCAAGCGGTCAAGGCTCGCCTGGGCAAGGCGCCGTTCCTGTACACCTATTCGAGCCTGCTCACCTCCCACACCTGGCCCCAGACCCAGGCCGTTGGCTCGAAGCTGTGGGTCGCCCACTACACGGGCACTCCGGGCAACCCGACGATCGGGTCTGCCTTTCCGACGTGGGAGATGCATCAGTACACCTCGTCCGGAAACCAGAATGGAATTCCTCTCGACTTGAACGTCGCCAAGGTGTCCGCGTTCGCCGGACTGAGTCAGCCACCGGCTGGCGCGACGCCTCCCCCGCCGACCGCCATACCGGGTGGTGGCTCTGGCGGAGGCGACCCCGTCATCACCACCGAACAGGGAACCATTCTGCAGAACCTGGCCCGACGGGGCGGCTATACCGGTCCCATTGACGGCGTCCCCGGTGTCAATACCTGGATGGGGGTGCAGAGAGTCCTTCGCGAGCTGGGGTACTACGACGGGCCCGTCGACGGCGTTCCGGGCATCAACACCTACAAGGGTTTGCAACTCCTTGCCCAGGACGGTGGCTACACGGGTCCAATCGATGGCATCCCCGGGCCCAATACGTATAACGGAATCCAGGCGTACCTGAACGGGTCATCCGGCGGTGTGCCTCCTGTCAGCAACGCGCAGGGGGTGACACTGCAACGGATCGCTCGAGCCGGTGGGTACACCGGCGCCGTGGACGGCGTCCCAGGCACGAACACGTGGAAGGGAGTCCAGCAGGTGCTCGGCGGCTACGGATACTCGGGGCCCGTGGATGGCGCCATGGGAACCAACTCGTATGCGGCGCTCCAGCGCTTCGCCGCGAAGGGAGGCTACACGGGCCCCATCGACGGAGTCATGGGAACCAACTCCTGGAAGGGCGTGCAGACCGTCCTGCGAGGCTTTGGATACACAGGCCCCATCGATGGCGTCATGGGAACCAACTCGTACGCGGCGCTCCAGCGGGTCGCGCGGCTGGGCGGGTACATGGGTCCCAGCGATGGCGTGCTGGGGGTGAACTCGTGGAAGGGCCTCCAGACCTTCTTGAGCGGCGCCGGGTACACGGGGCCCATCGATGGGGTACCGGGAACGAACACCTACAAGGTGCTTCAATCCCTGGCGAGCCGCGGCGGCTACGCGGGCCCGATCGACGGCATCCCCGGACCCAATACGTACGCGGGCCTGGCGAACCTGCTGGACTGA